In Besnoitia besnoiti strain Bb-Ger1 chromosome IX, whole genome shotgun sequence, a single genomic region encodes these proteins:
- a CDS encoding HEAT repeat-containing protein (encoded by transcript BESB_014670), translating into MFGSSGGGFLPALAAPATRQPPSEAFPPQVLRSLADKNYEKRKAGSQEVEALVRAALQRKTELELQLHAQVCELRRNAAPLPDLAPCDPGSGRDSAGAGTGPEQLEAFEGVQAARERQAKERETEAFWRKQIDAEEMKVVQMISVLNREFLLHVSPNSRKGGLVAIASVAIALETHVGRFLPLMLPPLLRAFSDPEARVRYYACEALYNVLKVAQTSALTFLNDIFDGVCKLYGDVDLDVRGGILFVDRLLKEIFVSAVNWPGKEDFLLLLVKRCRVKSPFIKMLVLSWISLLDSSPNTDLLQHLQLFLESLFAMLGDSHRDIRHAADACIASLLEDLKANGPKTDVTVLAAVARVVLRCLRSRDSFSRLTALVWLHALLSLALHASSAQRNPAATARTREKHDEAEETKGGQGAEDRQRRQGTESPSCMEIAYSREGEAPDASQSSKEEERDRRGEERDDNRDAVAGERGESEDAEVRQRQIWQAALQRELEVRRRQPASQG; encoded by the exons ATGTTTGGCTCCTCTGGTGGAGGCTTCTTgcctgcgctcgctgcgccggcgaccaGGCAACCGCCCTCTGAAGCATTCCCCCCTCAGGTCCTTCGCTCCCTCGCCGACAAGAACTACGAGAAGCGAAAGGCCGGGTCTCAGGAAGTTGAGGCGCTTgttcgcgccgcgctgcagcgcaaaACGGAGCTCGAGTTGCAGTTGCACGCGCAGGTTTGCGAACTGCGGCGCAATGCGGCACCTCTCCCGGACCTCGCCCCCTGCGATCCAGGAAGCGGCAGAGACTCGGCAGGGGCGGGTACAGGCCCCGAGCAGCTCGAGGCTTTCGAGGGCGTacaggcggcgagggagcggcAAGCGAAGGAGCGGGAAACTGAGGCATTCTGGCGAAAACAAATTGACGCAGAAGAGATGAAGGTCGTTCAGATGATCTCTGTCCTCAACCGTGAATTTTTGCTCCACGTCTCGCCCAACAGTCGCAAAGGAGGCCTCGTCGCCATCGCCTCGGTCGCCATTGCGCTCGAG ACCCACGTTGGTCGCTTTCTGCCGCTGATGCTCCCGCCGCTGCTCCGCGCGTTCTCGGAtcccgaggcgcgcgtgcgctaCTACGCTTGCGAG GCCCTTTACAACGTGCTCAAGGTCGCCCAGACGTCTGCCCTCACCTTCCTTAACGATATCTTTGACGGCGTCTGTAAG CTGTACGGGGACGTCGACCTGGACGTGCGCGGAGGCATACTCTTTGTGGATCGTCTTTTGAAGGAAATTTTCGTCTCGGCAGTGAATTGGCCTGGGAAGGAAGACTTCCTCCTGCTCCTCGTGAAGCGATGTCGGGTCAAGAGCCCCTTCATCAAGATGCTTGTT ctctctTGGATCTCGCTTCTCGACTCCTCCCCAA ACACGGACTTGCTTCAGCATCTCCAGCTGTTTCTCGAGAGCCTCTTCGCCATGCTGGGCGACAGCCACAG AGACATTCGCCATGCAGCGGACGCTTGCATCGCTAGTCTTCTGGAAGACCTCAAAGCCAACGGGCCAAAAA ccGACGTCACAGTCCTGGCCGCAGTAGCGCGAGTCGTCCTGCGGTGTCTGCGCAGTCGGGATTCCTTCTCGCGTCTGACGGCTCTTGTGTGGCTACATGCActtctctcgctggcgcttcacgcgtcgtctgcgcagcgTAACCCGGCTGCTACGGCGCGCACCCGCGAGAAGcacgacgaggcagaagagacgaaggGAGGGCAGGGAGCGGAAGaccggcagcgcaggcagggAACCGAGTCGCCTAGCTGCATGGAGATCGCCTAcagccgcgagggagaggcgccagACGCCAGTCAGAGTTcgaaggaggaggaacgagacagacgaggcgaagagagagacgacaaCAGAGACGCTGTCGCAggggagcgaggagagagcgaagacgcggaagtcCGCCAGCGGCAGATCTGGCAGGCCGCGCTACAAAGGGAACTCGAGGTTCGGAGGCGCCAACCAGCCTCGCAGGGGTGA